The Nitrososphaerota archaeon genome window below encodes:
- a CDS encoding alpha-ketoacid dehydrogenase subunit beta yields the protein MYSTPTPALLEEKAEAFGGPPPQEQSPGVEPTTTGGRPGVNIRNAVNMALREGLKRDKRVVVFGEDVGENGGVFQVTRGLQDEFGPDRVFDTPLAELGIAGMFVGLSIGGMVPVAEFQFEGFSLPAFDQIFSHVARMRNRTRGRYAPRGVIRFPYGAGIRAPEHHSDSPEAYYAHTPGLKVVIPSNPYDAKGLLSSALREPNPVIFMEPKRLYDSPKMEVPEEEYSIPLGKAKVVREGTDVTLVSYGAMMVPTIGAADALKAEHSISAEVIDLRTISPLDFPTIIRSVQKTGRLVIVHEAPRTLGIGAEIAATVADRALDSLKAPIKRVTGFDTVVPLAKMEDHYIPNKERIVKAAAELVGY from the coding sequence ATGTACTCCACGCCCACCCCCGCGCTCCTAGAAGAGAAGGCTGAGGCCTTCGGGGGACCCCCGCCCCAGGAGCAGAGCCCTGGGGTCGAACCCACCACCACAGGCGGGAGGCCGGGGGTCAACATCAGGAACGCAGTCAACATGGCCCTCCGCGAAGGCCTCAAGCGCGACAAGAGGGTCGTCGTTTTCGGGGAGGACGTGGGCGAAAACGGAGGGGTCTTCCAGGTGACCCGCGGCCTTCAGGACGAATTCGGCCCCGACAGGGTCTTCGACACCCCCCTCGCGGAGCTGGGAATCGCCGGGATGTTCGTCGGCCTGTCCATAGGAGGGATGGTCCCGGTCGCTGAATTCCAGTTCGAAGGCTTTTCCCTCCCTGCGTTCGACCAGATATTCAGCCACGTCGCAAGGATGAGGAACAGGACCAGGGGAAGGTACGCGCCCCGAGGAGTAATCCGCTTCCCCTATGGTGCGGGGATCAGGGCGCCGGAGCACCACTCGGATTCCCCAGAGGCATACTACGCGCACACCCCGGGGCTCAAGGTGGTCATCCCATCCAACCCATACGACGCCAAGGGACTCCTGTCTTCGGCCCTGCGCGAGCCCAACCCAGTCATCTTCATGGAGCCAAAGCGGCTCTACGACTCTCCCAAGATGGAGGTCCCCGAAGAGGAGTACTCGATCCCACTCGGCAAGGCGAAGGTCGTAAGGGAAGGGACCGACGTCACCCTCGTCTCCTACGGAGCCATGATGGTCCCGACCATAGGAGCCGCTGACGCGCTCAAAGCCGAGCACTCGATCTCAGCAGAAGTAATCGACCTCCGCACCATCTCGCCTCTCGACTTTCCAACGATAATCAGGTCGGTGCAGAAGACCGGCCGGCTGGTCATAGTCCACGAGGCGCCGAGGACCCTTGGAATCGGAGCCGAGATCGCAGCCACGGTCGCGGACCGGGCCCTGGACTCCCTGAAGGCGCCAATAAAGCGGGTCACAGGCTTCGACACCGTCGTCCCTCTCGCGAAGATGGAGGACCACTACATCCCGAACAAGGAAAGGATTGTGAAGGCTGCCGCCGAACTGGTCGGCTATTAG
- the lipA gene encoding lipoyl synthase has translation MLAEQKPEWLTVRPSGGENYAELKNLFRNLNLHTVCEEAHCPNVHECWGGGTATLMLMGDVCSRACRFCMVTPGKPAGALDQLEPENVAFALSQMGLTYVVLTSVDRDDLPDGGASHFARTIRLVKEKTPGMLVEVLIPDFQGDLDALRTVVEARPNVIAHNIETTLSLTSKARDPRANYWQSLSVLRNVKKLSPGAYTKSSIMVGLGESEEEVALAMSHLRRAGVDFLTVGQYLRPSSRHLEVAEYVKPSQFERYRAMGESLGFSYVASGPLVRSSYRAGEFFIRSAIERESSRGQSYIPAKVETQV, from the coding sequence ATGCTAGCAGAACAGAAGCCGGAGTGGCTGACGGTCAGGCCTTCCGGGGGGGAGAACTACGCCGAGCTCAAGAACCTCTTCCGGAACCTTAACCTGCACACGGTCTGCGAGGAGGCCCACTGCCCGAACGTGCACGAGTGCTGGGGGGGCGGCACGGCGACCCTGATGCTGATGGGGGACGTCTGCTCCAGGGCCTGCAGGTTCTGCATGGTCACCCCGGGCAAGCCGGCCGGGGCGCTCGACCAGCTCGAGCCGGAGAACGTGGCCTTCGCGCTTTCGCAGATGGGCCTCACCTACGTCGTCCTGACGTCCGTGGACAGAGACGACCTCCCGGACGGAGGCGCCTCGCACTTCGCCCGCACGATCAGGCTCGTCAAGGAAAAGACTCCTGGCATGCTCGTGGAGGTCCTCATCCCCGATTTCCAGGGAGACCTGGACGCCCTGCGGACTGTGGTTGAAGCCCGGCCCAACGTCATCGCCCACAACATCGAGACCACCCTGTCGCTGACCTCAAAGGCCAGGGATCCCCGGGCAAACTACTGGCAGTCCCTGTCCGTCCTCAGGAACGTCAAGAAGCTCAGCCCGGGCGCATACACGAAATCTTCGATCATGGTGGGCCTCGGGGAGTCAGAGGAGGAGGTCGCCCTAGCCATGTCGCACCTTCGCAGGGCCGGGGTAGATTTTCTGACGGTGGGGCAGTACCTCCGTCCTTCCAGCCGCCACCTCGAGGTCGCCGAATACGTCAAGCCCTCCCAGTTCGAGCGCTACAGGGCCATGGGCGAGAGCCTCGGGTTCAGCTACGTCGCCTCGGGCCCGCTGGTAAGGAGCAGCTACCGGGCTGGGGAGTTCTTCATCCGGTCCGCGATTGAAAGGGAGTCATCGCGGGGTCAGTCTTATATTCCCGCCAAGGTCGAAACTCAGGTTTGA
- a CDS encoding DEAD/DEAH box helicase — translation MSEQNVFELFSPPLVAALKERGFDTPTDPQMKLVPLVRAGKNALLMAPTGTGKTEAALLPILDSMLREGDDRDKGTKLLYITPLRALNRDMLERMQWWCKRFDIRLGVRHGDSTQAERTNLSFAPPEILITTPETLQILLVGRRIRQNLAKLRWVVVDEVHELAEDKRGSQLSVGLERLRDVAENEFQMVGLSATVGSPERVARFLVGEGRECEVVRVPVEKSLALKVVSPRATGEDKILAESIYSFPEVMARLRTIREIVEKYRSVLIFTNTRTEAEALASRFRVWDPEFKIGIHHSSLSKATREAVERGLKDGKLLGVICTSSLELGIDIGFLEYVVQYNSPRQVTRLIQRVGRSGHKVGEVSNGVVITQDSDDTLEAAVLCRKSVGGELEPLEPVMEPYDVAVHQVAGLLIEQGNWNFSDIEALLRRSYVYSRMEGQKLKKVLTYMRERYPRLAYYSESDGKVFRARDVQPLFKYYFDNLSMIPDERQYLVIEGDNFVGTLDEAFVSEYGEVGVKFVEAGRCWKIEQIYGNKVYVKSEEDPTGAVPNWVGDEIPVPREVAAEVGMIRRRYAEEIEKGKGGEYVDELCMTYPVAKEAMVEALKEVAEQQGAGLPIPSERLVTVERWDRYVVIQAAFGHKVNRLLARVLGYMISERMGQSVAVHQDPYRMVIEADVAPSMVLSVLDELYGLDLKATTEKAVERSGIFKRRLIHAGKKCGAIAKDAEYASVSIAGLIESLRDTPVYEEAMSMIFHDDLDVASSADVLEKIHAGAVEVKVIESEGLSPIARIGVEEISRRGEIVSPERLRALLKQSTRARVNDTFLVAVCTRCWNFLELRRVEDLDGLVKCPVCEKDQIGLSTDSYENVFSLAMKARSRADMRGKKLRVVESLKKSAELRREYGHAADMLIAGRGIRLTDAAALASKMRKEGKDLVELIIDGEREALRRRYFFGAS, via the coding sequence TTGAGCGAGCAGAACGTCTTCGAGTTGTTCTCACCGCCTCTGGTCGCGGCCCTGAAGGAGAGGGGGTTCGATACTCCCACCGACCCCCAGATGAAGCTGGTGCCCCTCGTCAGGGCCGGGAAGAACGCCCTGTTGATGGCCCCGACTGGGACCGGGAAGACCGAGGCGGCGCTGCTTCCGATCCTGGACTCGATGCTCAGGGAGGGGGACGACAGGGACAAGGGGACGAAGCTGCTCTACATCACCCCTCTGCGGGCGCTGAACAGGGACATGCTTGAGCGGATGCAGTGGTGGTGCAAGCGCTTCGACATAAGGCTGGGAGTGAGGCACGGGGACAGCACTCAGGCGGAGAGGACGAACCTCAGCTTCGCGCCCCCGGAGATCCTGATCACAACCCCGGAGACCCTGCAGATACTTCTGGTGGGAAGGAGGATCCGCCAGAACCTTGCGAAGCTCAGGTGGGTAGTGGTGGACGAGGTCCACGAACTCGCCGAGGACAAGCGAGGGAGTCAGCTGAGCGTCGGCCTCGAAAGGCTGCGGGACGTGGCTGAGAACGAGTTCCAGATGGTCGGGCTTTCCGCCACGGTGGGCTCCCCCGAGAGGGTCGCGCGGTTCCTCGTCGGGGAGGGGAGGGAGTGCGAGGTGGTGAGGGTGCCTGTGGAGAAGAGCCTGGCTCTGAAGGTCGTTTCGCCCAGGGCGACCGGGGAGGACAAGATACTGGCGGAGTCCATCTATTCCTTCCCCGAGGTGATGGCGAGGCTTAGGACCATAAGAGAGATCGTCGAGAAGTACAGGTCTGTCCTGATATTCACCAACACCCGGACTGAGGCGGAGGCTCTCGCCAGCAGGTTCAGGGTCTGGGACCCTGAATTCAAGATCGGCATTCATCACAGCTCCCTGTCCAAGGCGACGAGGGAGGCGGTGGAGCGGGGTCTGAAGGACGGCAAACTCCTCGGAGTCATCTGCACGAGCAGCCTGGAGCTGGGCATTGACATCGGGTTCCTGGAGTACGTGGTCCAGTACAACTCCCCCAGGCAGGTCACGAGGCTAATCCAGAGGGTGGGAAGGAGCGGTCACAAGGTCGGGGAGGTCTCCAACGGGGTCGTGATCACACAGGATTCGGACGACACTCTGGAGGCGGCGGTCCTCTGCAGGAAGTCGGTGGGAGGGGAGCTGGAGCCCCTTGAGCCTGTCATGGAGCCCTACGACGTTGCCGTCCATCAGGTGGCCGGGCTGCTCATAGAGCAGGGGAACTGGAACTTCTCCGACATCGAGGCCCTGCTCAGGCGGAGCTATGTTTACTCAAGGATGGAGGGGCAGAAGCTGAAGAAGGTCCTGACATACATGAGGGAGAGATACCCGCGGCTCGCCTACTACAGCGAGTCTGACGGCAAGGTCTTTCGGGCGAGGGACGTCCAGCCACTCTTCAAGTACTATTTCGACAACCTTTCGATGATACCCGACGAGAGGCAGTACCTCGTCATCGAGGGGGACAACTTCGTCGGCACCCTGGACGAGGCTTTCGTCTCGGAGTACGGCGAGGTGGGGGTGAAGTTCGTCGAGGCCGGACGGTGCTGGAAGATAGAGCAGATCTACGGGAACAAGGTGTACGTGAAGTCCGAGGAAGACCCGACCGGGGCGGTCCCCAATTGGGTGGGGGACGAGATTCCTGTCCCCAGGGAGGTGGCGGCCGAGGTCGGGATGATACGGAGGAGGTACGCCGAGGAGATCGAGAAGGGGAAGGGAGGCGAGTATGTGGACGAGCTCTGCATGACCTACCCGGTCGCGAAAGAGGCGATGGTCGAGGCCCTGAAGGAGGTGGCCGAGCAGCAGGGAGCGGGGCTTCCAATCCCGTCGGAGAGGCTGGTGACGGTCGAGAGGTGGGACAGGTATGTGGTGATTCAGGCTGCCTTCGGGCACAAGGTGAACAGGCTTCTGGCGAGGGTGCTCGGATACATGATTTCGGAGAGGATGGGCCAGTCGGTGGCCGTCCACCAGGACCCCTACAGGATGGTGATCGAGGCTGACGTTGCCCCGTCGATGGTCCTCTCGGTCCTGGACGAGCTGTACGGGCTCGACCTGAAGGCGACCACTGAAAAGGCGGTCGAGAGGAGCGGGATCTTCAAGCGGAGGCTCATACATGCCGGGAAGAAGTGCGGGGCCATTGCCAAGGACGCTGAGTACGCCAGCGTTTCCATAGCCGGGCTGATCGAGTCCCTGAGAGACACGCCTGTCTACGAGGAGGCCATGAGCATGATCTTCCACGACGACCTGGACGTGGCGAGCTCGGCGGACGTGCTGGAGAAGATCCATGCCGGAGCGGTGGAGGTGAAGGTGATCGAGTCTGAGGGGCTTTCGCCCATCGCCAGGATCGGGGTGGAGGAGATCAGCAGGCGGGGAGAGATAGTCTCCCCCGAAAGGCTGAGGGCTCTGCTCAAGCAGTCCACGAGGGCGAGGGTCAACGACACCTTCCTGGTGGCCGTCTGCACCCGCTGCTGGAACTTCCTGGAGCTGAGGAGGGTGGAGGACCTCGACGGGCTGGTGAAGTGCCCAGTCTGCGAGAAGGACCAGATAGGGCTCTCGACTGACTCATACGAAAACGTGTTCTCCCTGGCGATGAAGGCGAGGAGCAGGGCCGACATGCGTGGGAAGAAGCTCCGGGTGGTCGAGAGTCTGAAGAAGTCGGCCGAACTGAGGCGGGAGTACGGCCACGCGGCAGACATGCTGATCGCGGGGAGGGGCATCAGGCTCACGGACGCGGCTGCGCTGGCGTCCAAGATGAGGAAGGAAGGAAAGGACCTTGTGGAGCTGATCATCGACGGCGAGAGAGAGGCGCTCAGGCGGCGCTACTTCTTCGGGGCTTCCTGA
- a CDS encoding AAA family ATPase has product MSRRTEEVSKEATLPQTTIKEIILENFMSYEYARIPLREGLNLIVGPNGAGKSSVLLAISVAFGQAYTERSRKLSDLIRRGKDIARVSLIFDNSVKKGRRPIPYSKSDTFMLSRYLKRDGSYWFEADYKEIDKSEVVRLLSEFGINPDNLLIIMHQGMIEELGAVTPQERLRMVEEAVGFAEFRQRILLAEQELGGLIGEESSLLQLIDNANQALEYWKQVYDRYQEKRRLIEHRELLARELLWSTEAKLSKSLQSAQEKIMAKTRALEDLKSQQAEVAADADQTHQTLLDKQVDLRKLYFALVRAESDKAKDESAENAYRSIKEDLAGLSVTVDELLAKGPEKSTKRIKEVVDYISGKGASAEEDAKRRKVDLEREVSILQPEISRTEELVKRTMESYISFRVKSEVLSYRIKVTESDLRDLERSAREYKGELEKLAPDLEKAGARVETLRQPYEVSEELKLVSAHIQKMQDVPDDAEKIYNDYSGNIDELKVKLAQLQENKKAMLGELETRKDVWRRAMDSLVESVDPPYQAVLAAADASGFIKFEEGADIEDAGIQLYVGFRGGSPTTLDPFTQSGGERSVALMAFILSLQARIVSPLRAMDEFDIHMDPRNREAMFKMILSQMKQREASQYLVITPSILTVFDRSAHVIAVQAVHGASEVKELK; this is encoded by the coding sequence AATCCCCCTCCGGGAGGGCCTCAACCTCATCGTCGGGCCCAACGGCGCGGGCAAGTCCTCGGTCCTGCTCGCGATCTCCGTGGCCTTCGGCCAGGCGTACACCGAGCGCTCGAGGAAGCTCTCGGACCTGATCCGCCGGGGGAAGGACATTGCGAGGGTTTCCCTGATCTTCGACAACTCGGTCAAGAAGGGCAGACGCCCCATCCCCTACTCCAAATCAGACACGTTCATGCTCAGCAGGTATCTGAAGCGGGACGGCTCCTACTGGTTCGAGGCAGACTACAAGGAGATAGACAAGAGCGAAGTCGTCAGACTCCTCAGCGAGTTCGGGATCAACCCGGACAACCTTCTCATCATAATGCACCAGGGAATGATCGAGGAGCTGGGCGCGGTGACCCCTCAGGAGCGTCTGAGGATGGTCGAAGAGGCAGTCGGCTTCGCGGAGTTCAGGCAGAGGATCCTCCTGGCAGAACAGGAGCTGGGCGGGCTCATCGGAGAGGAGAGCTCCCTTCTCCAGCTCATCGACAACGCAAACCAGGCCCTCGAGTATTGGAAGCAGGTCTACGACAGGTACCAGGAAAAGCGGAGGCTCATCGAGCACCGCGAACTGCTGGCCCGCGAGCTCCTTTGGAGCACCGAGGCGAAGCTGAGCAAATCCCTTCAATCGGCCCAGGAGAAGATCATGGCAAAGACGAGGGCCCTCGAAGACCTGAAGTCCCAGCAGGCGGAGGTGGCGGCGGACGCCGACCAGACCCACCAGACCCTCCTGGACAAGCAGGTGGACCTGAGGAAGCTGTACTTCGCGCTTGTCAGGGCCGAATCCGACAAGGCCAAGGACGAGTCTGCTGAGAACGCCTACAGGAGCATCAAGGAGGACCTGGCCGGCCTCTCAGTCACTGTCGACGAGCTCCTTGCGAAGGGCCCCGAGAAGAGCACGAAGCGTATCAAGGAGGTCGTAGACTACATTTCCGGCAAGGGCGCGTCGGCCGAAGAGGACGCGAAGCGGAGGAAGGTTGACCTCGAAAGGGAGGTCTCCATCCTGCAGCCGGAGATCAGCCGGACCGAGGAGCTTGTCAAGCGGACCATGGAGAGCTACATCTCCTTCCGGGTGAAGTCCGAAGTCCTGTCCTACAGGATCAAGGTCACCGAGTCCGACCTCCGCGACCTCGAACGCAGCGCCCGCGAATACAAGGGCGAGCTCGAGAAGCTGGCCCCCGACCTGGAGAAGGCAGGCGCCAGGGTCGAGACCCTCCGCCAGCCCTACGAGGTCTCAGAGGAGCTCAAGCTTGTCTCCGCCCACATCCAGAAGATGCAGGACGTCCCCGACGACGCAGAGAAGATCTACAACGACTACTCCGGCAACATCGACGAGCTCAAGGTCAAGCTCGCCCAGCTGCAGGAAAACAAGAAGGCGATGCTGGGCGAGCTCGAAACCCGGAAGGACGTCTGGAGGCGGGCCATGGACAGCCTAGTCGAGTCGGTCGACCCCCCCTACCAGGCCGTCCTCGCCGCCGCGGACGCCAGCGGTTTCATCAAGTTCGAGGAGGGCGCGGACATCGAGGACGCAGGCATCCAGCTCTACGTCGGGTTCCGGGGCGGCTCCCCCACGACCCTCGACCCCTTCACCCAGAGCGGGGGCGAACGATCGGTGGCCCTCATGGCCTTCATCCTCTCCCTCCAGGCCAGGATAGTCTCACCCCTCAGGGCCATGGACGAGTTCGACATACACATGGACCCGAGGAACCGCGAAGCGATGTTCAAGATGATCCTGTCCCAGATGAAGCAGAGGGAAGCCTCCCAGTACCTGGTCATCACCCCGTCGATCCTCACTGTCTTCGACAGGAGCGCCCACGTGATCGCCGTCCAGGCGGTCCACGGCGCGTCCGAAGTCAAGGAGCTCAAGTAG